The following are encoded in a window of Sminthopsis crassicaudata isolate SCR6 chromosome 3, ASM4859323v1, whole genome shotgun sequence genomic DNA:
- the PLEKHA4 gene encoding pleckstrin homology domain-containing family A member 4 isoform X6 has protein sequence MEEGRPRSSLSLASSVSTVSSASLSAKPPRAVSRVHAFGKRGSSLRRDPNLPVHIRGWLHKQCPFSPQDSSGLRLWKRRWFVLSGHCLFYYKDSREESVLGSVPLPSYSVRPDGPGAPRGRRYTFTAEHPGMRTYVLAADTVEDLRGWLRALGRATRAEGDDYGPQPPPAGPPAGEGPCGPGGPPEAGSGDEGRSAESLEVARISGGHGELTPSPPPGLPEQRSRRRARSPELFSPFSRPPSPLGLPRPRSAPAHRPSVLAGGEARPHTPLSRIDVRPFPEWAPASRTSSRPPTPRRAPPSETGAARPPRSPQHWAADLRAKAASGYPQPSPRASGSRGSAASLQSQPPPGPLLDPPLHRSEDTDVLLTKLCGQDRLLRRLTEEMAKSQEEKERLEAALELTRRAVGEPGPGGRAWARLRLLQDRLVSVRAALCHLTQERERVWDTYSGLEQELGTLRETLEDLLHLGSPQSRVSAQQQLWMVEDTLAGLGDPSWGRAQRDGDGEGPVAPPGPGSPSSSRAQSPDGQCSPSPAPSPSPPPPPGPKQPAASRVRMSAQEQLERMRRHQEAGRLKLRPLSPGGQTARPPAVRRQLEPGSERDGPLLDSMGHTGAPQQWIRSSGSWSSSRSPRPYIPTPEGHRERVLSLSQALATEASHWHKFITGRSPEAPPDPTSRLTPPLRSPPSGRGRGGSSTWAPTWGGAAPPDEGAWPLRVTLLQSSF, from the exons ATGGAGGAGGGCCGACCTCGAAGCAGCCTCAGCCTGGCCAGCAGCGTGTCCACCGTGTCCTCTGCCAGCCTCAGCGCCAAG CCCCCGCGGGCGGTCAGCCGAGTCCATGCCTTTGGGAAAAGGGGGAGCTCCCTGCGCAGGGACCCCAACCTGCCTGTGCACATCCGAGGCTGGCTGCATAAGCAG TGCCCGTTCTCCCCCCAGGACAGCTCGGGCCTGCGGCTCTGGAAGCGGCGCTGGTTTGTCCTGTCCGGCCACTGCCTCTTCTACTATAAGG ACAGCCGGGAGGAGAGCGTCCTGGGCAGCGTCCCTCTCCCCAGCTACAGTGTCCGGCCGGACGGCCCCGGGGCCCCCCGGGGGCGCCGATACACTTTCACT gcaGAGCACCCTGGCATGAGGACCTACGTCCTGGCTGCCGACACCGTGGAGGACCTCCGAGGCTGGCTGCGGGCGCTGGGCCGGGCCACCCGAGCTGAGGGCGATGACTA TGGCCCCCAGCCCCCACCTGCCGGGCCCCCAGCTGGAGAAGGCCCCTGTGGGCCCGGGGGGCCGCCCGAGGCGGGGAGCGGCGACGAGGGCCGCAGCGCCGAGTCCTTGGAGGTGGCCAGGATCTCCGGCGGGCACGGGGAGCTCACCCCCAGCCCTCCCCCCGGGCTCCCGGAGCAGAGGAGCCGACGCAGGGCAAGGAGTCCGGA gctgttctctcccttctcccgCCCCCCCTCCCCGCTGGGCCTCCCCCGGCCGCGCTCGGCCCCCGCCCACCGTCCCTCTGTTCTGGCGGGGGGAGAAGCCCGGCCCCACACCCCCCTGAGCCGGATCGACGTCCGGCCCTTCCCCGAGTGGGCCCCCGCCTCCAGAACCTCGTCCCGCCCCCCCACGCCCCGCCGGGCACCGCCATCGGAGACAGGGGCAGCAAGACCCCCCAGGAGCCCCCAGCACTGGGCCGCTGACCTCAGGGCCAAG GCAGCGTCGGGCTATCCGCAGCCGTCCCCCAGGGCCTCAGGAAGCCGGGGCTCCGCCGCCTCGTTG CAGTCTCAGCCGCCGCCGGGCCCCCTGCTGGACCCCCCCCTGCACCGCAGCGAGGACACCGAC GTGCTCCTGACCAAGCTCTGCGGGCAGGACAGGCTCTTGAGGAGGCTGACGGAGGAGATGGCGAAGAGCCAGGAGGAGAAG GAACGACTGGAGGCGGCCCTGGAGCTCACCCGCCGGGCTGTGGGGGAGCCGGGGCCGGGAGGCAGAGCCTGGGCGCGCCTGCGGCTCCTGCAGGACCGCCTGGTGAGCGTCAGAGCCGCCCTCTGCCACCTGACTCAG GAAAGAGAGCGGGTTTGGGACACGTACAGCGGCCTGGAGCAGGAGCTGGGGACTCTGCGGGAGACCCTGGAGGATCTGCTTCACCTGGGGTCTCCTCAG tCCAGGGTCTCCGCCCAGCAGCAGCTATGGATGGTGGAGGACACATTGGCCGGCCTGGGGGATCCGAGCTGGGGCCGTGCCCAGAGGGATGGAGACGGAGAGGGGCCCGTGGCGCCGCCAG GTCCCGGATCACCCAGCTCTTCCCGGGCCCAGAGCCCAGATGGCCAGTGCTCTCCATCCCCTGCCCCATCTCCATCCCCCCCACCACCACCTGGGCCTAAG CAGCCTGCGGCCTCACGGGTCCGGATGAGTGCCCAGGAGCAGCTGGAGAGGATGCGGAGGCACCAGGAGGCAGGGAGGCTAAAGCTCCGGCCTCTGTCTCCTGGGGGGCAGACAGCGCGCCCCCCAGCAGTTCGCAGGCAGCTGGAGCCTGGATCAGAGAGAGATGGG CCTCTCCTGGACTCTATGGGTCACACAGGGGCTCCTCAGCAGTGGATCCGGAGCTCCGGGTCCTGGAGCAG CTCCAGGAGTCCTCGGCCCTACATCCCGACCCCTGAAGGACATCGGGAAAGGGTCCTCAGCCTGTCCCAGGCTCTGGCGACCGAGGCTTCACACTGGCATAAGTTTATCACAG GTCGAAGCCCTGAAGCCCCTCCCGACCCCACTTCTAGGCTGACTCCGCCCCTTCGATCGCCTCCCTCGGGGCGGGGCCGAGGGGGCTCCTCCACTTGGGCCCCCACTTG
- the PLEKHA4 gene encoding pleckstrin homology domain-containing family A member 4 isoform X5, with translation MKGTCASRRPDPGLAPEEQSPSGELPRPRPSGGGPRASRQWSLSGPPDGPCLCLLQPPRAVSRVHAFGKRGSSLRRDPNLPVHIRGWLHKQCPFSPQDSSGLRLWKRRWFVLSGHCLFYYKDSREESVLGSVPLPSYSVRPDGPGAPRGRRYTFTAEHPGMRTYVLAADTVEDLRGWLRALGRATRAEGDDYGPQPPPAGPPAGEGPCGPGGPPEAGSGDEGRSAESLEVARISGGHGELTPSPPPGLPEQRSRRRARSPELFSPFSRPPSPLGLPRPRSAPAHRPSVLAGGEARPHTPLSRIDVRPFPEWAPASRTSSRPPTPRRAPPSETGAARPPRSPQHWAADLRAKAASGYPQPSPRASGSRGSAASLVLLTKLCGQDRLLRRLTEEMAKSQEEKERLEAALELTRRAVGEPGPGGRAWARLRLLQDRLVSVRAALCHLTQERERVWDTYSGLEQELGTLRETLEDLLHLGSPQSRVSAQQQLWMVEDTLAGLGDPSWGRAQRDGDGEGPVAPPGPGSPSSSRAQSPDGQCSPSPAPSPSPPPPPGPKQPAASRVRMSAQEQLERMRRHQEAGRLKLRPLSPGGQTARPPAVRRQLEPGSERDGPLLDSMGHTGAPQQWIRSSGSWSSSRSPRPYIPTPEGHRERVLSLSQALATEASHWHKFITGRSPEAPPDPTSRLTPPLRSPPSGRGRGGSSTWAPTWGGAAPPDEGAWPLRVTLLQSSF, from the exons ATGAAGGGGACCTGCGCCTCCCGAAGGCCCGACCCTGGGCTGGCCCCGGAAGAGCAGAGCCCCTCTGGGGAGctgccccgcccccgccccagTGGGGGGGGGCCAAGGGCTTCCCGACAATGGAGCCTTTCAGGGCCCCCAGACGGCCCCTGCCTCTGTCTCCTGCAGCCCCCGCGGGCGGTCAGCCGAGTCCATGCCTTTGGGAAAAGGGGGAGCTCCCTGCGCAGGGACCCCAACCTGCCTGTGCACATCCGAGGCTGGCTGCATAAGCAG TGCCCGTTCTCCCCCCAGGACAGCTCGGGCCTGCGGCTCTGGAAGCGGCGCTGGTTTGTCCTGTCCGGCCACTGCCTCTTCTACTATAAGG ACAGCCGGGAGGAGAGCGTCCTGGGCAGCGTCCCTCTCCCCAGCTACAGTGTCCGGCCGGACGGCCCCGGGGCCCCCCGGGGGCGCCGATACACTTTCACT gcaGAGCACCCTGGCATGAGGACCTACGTCCTGGCTGCCGACACCGTGGAGGACCTCCGAGGCTGGCTGCGGGCGCTGGGCCGGGCCACCCGAGCTGAGGGCGATGACTA TGGCCCCCAGCCCCCACCTGCCGGGCCCCCAGCTGGAGAAGGCCCCTGTGGGCCCGGGGGGCCGCCCGAGGCGGGGAGCGGCGACGAGGGCCGCAGCGCCGAGTCCTTGGAGGTGGCCAGGATCTCCGGCGGGCACGGGGAGCTCACCCCCAGCCCTCCCCCCGGGCTCCCGGAGCAGAGGAGCCGACGCAGGGCAAGGAGTCCGGA gctgttctctcccttctcccgCCCCCCCTCCCCGCTGGGCCTCCCCCGGCCGCGCTCGGCCCCCGCCCACCGTCCCTCTGTTCTGGCGGGGGGAGAAGCCCGGCCCCACACCCCCCTGAGCCGGATCGACGTCCGGCCCTTCCCCGAGTGGGCCCCCGCCTCCAGAACCTCGTCCCGCCCCCCCACGCCCCGCCGGGCACCGCCATCGGAGACAGGGGCAGCAAGACCCCCCAGGAGCCCCCAGCACTGGGCCGCTGACCTCAGGGCCAAG GCAGCGTCGGGCTATCCGCAGCCGTCCCCCAGGGCCTCAGGAAGCCGGGGCTCCGCCGCCTCGTTG GTGCTCCTGACCAAGCTCTGCGGGCAGGACAGGCTCTTGAGGAGGCTGACGGAGGAGATGGCGAAGAGCCAGGAGGAGAAG GAACGACTGGAGGCGGCCCTGGAGCTCACCCGCCGGGCTGTGGGGGAGCCGGGGCCGGGAGGCAGAGCCTGGGCGCGCCTGCGGCTCCTGCAGGACCGCCTGGTGAGCGTCAGAGCCGCCCTCTGCCACCTGACTCAG GAAAGAGAGCGGGTTTGGGACACGTACAGCGGCCTGGAGCAGGAGCTGGGGACTCTGCGGGAGACCCTGGAGGATCTGCTTCACCTGGGGTCTCCTCAG tCCAGGGTCTCCGCCCAGCAGCAGCTATGGATGGTGGAGGACACATTGGCCGGCCTGGGGGATCCGAGCTGGGGCCGTGCCCAGAGGGATGGAGACGGAGAGGGGCCCGTGGCGCCGCCAG GTCCCGGATCACCCAGCTCTTCCCGGGCCCAGAGCCCAGATGGCCAGTGCTCTCCATCCCCTGCCCCATCTCCATCCCCCCCACCACCACCTGGGCCTAAG CAGCCTGCGGCCTCACGGGTCCGGATGAGTGCCCAGGAGCAGCTGGAGAGGATGCGGAGGCACCAGGAGGCAGGGAGGCTAAAGCTCCGGCCTCTGTCTCCTGGGGGGCAGACAGCGCGCCCCCCAGCAGTTCGCAGGCAGCTGGAGCCTGGATCAGAGAGAGATGGG CCTCTCCTGGACTCTATGGGTCACACAGGGGCTCCTCAGCAGTGGATCCGGAGCTCCGGGTCCTGGAGCAG CTCCAGGAGTCCTCGGCCCTACATCCCGACCCCTGAAGGACATCGGGAAAGGGTCCTCAGCCTGTCCCAGGCTCTGGCGACCGAGGCTTCACACTGGCATAAGTTTATCACAG GTCGAAGCCCTGAAGCCCCTCCCGACCCCACTTCTAGGCTGACTCCGCCCCTTCGATCGCCTCCCTCGGGGCGGGGCCGAGGGGGCTCCTCCACTTGGGCCCCCACTTG
- the PLEKHA4 gene encoding pleckstrin homology domain-containing family A member 4 isoform X3 — protein MKGTCASRRPDPGLAPEEQSPSGELPRPRPSGGGPRASRQWSLSGPPDGPCLCLLQPPRAVSRVHAFGKRGSSLRRDPNLPVHIRGWLHKQCPFSPQDSSGLRLWKRRWFVLSGHCLFYYKDSREESVLGSVPLPSYSVRPDGPGAPRGRRYTFTAEHPGMRTYVLAADTVEDLRGWLRALGRATRAEGDDYGPQPPPAGPPAGEGPCGPGGPPEAGSGDEGRSAESLEVARISGGHGELTPSPPPGLPEQRSRRRARSPELFSPFSRPPSPLGLPRPRSAPAHRPSVLAGGEARPHTPLSRIDVRPFPEWAPASRTSSRPPTPRRAPPSETGAARPPRSPQHWAADLRAKAASGYPQPSPRASGSRGSAASLSQPPPGPLLDPPLHRSEDTDVLLTKLCGQDRLLRRLTEEMAKSQEEKERLEAALELTRRAVGEPGPGGRAWARLRLLQDRLVSVRAALCHLTQERERVWDTYSGLEQELGTLRETLEDLLHLGSPQSRVSAQQQLWMVEDTLAGLGDPSWGRAQRDGDGEGPVAPPGPGSPSSSRAQSPDGQCSPSPAPSPSPPPPPGPKQPAASRVRMSAQEQLERMRRHQEAGRLKLRPLSPGGQTARPPAVRRQLEPGSERDGPLLDSMGHTGAPQQWIRSSGSWSSSRSPRPYIPTPEGHRERVLSLSQALATEASHWHKFITGRSPEAPPDPTSRLTPPLRSPPSGRGRGGSSTWAPTWGGAAPPDEGAWPLRVTLLQSSF, from the exons ATGAAGGGGACCTGCGCCTCCCGAAGGCCCGACCCTGGGCTGGCCCCGGAAGAGCAGAGCCCCTCTGGGGAGctgccccgcccccgccccagTGGGGGGGGGCCAAGGGCTTCCCGACAATGGAGCCTTTCAGGGCCCCCAGACGGCCCCTGCCTCTGTCTCCTGCAGCCCCCGCGGGCGGTCAGCCGAGTCCATGCCTTTGGGAAAAGGGGGAGCTCCCTGCGCAGGGACCCCAACCTGCCTGTGCACATCCGAGGCTGGCTGCATAAGCAG TGCCCGTTCTCCCCCCAGGACAGCTCGGGCCTGCGGCTCTGGAAGCGGCGCTGGTTTGTCCTGTCCGGCCACTGCCTCTTCTACTATAAGG ACAGCCGGGAGGAGAGCGTCCTGGGCAGCGTCCCTCTCCCCAGCTACAGTGTCCGGCCGGACGGCCCCGGGGCCCCCCGGGGGCGCCGATACACTTTCACT gcaGAGCACCCTGGCATGAGGACCTACGTCCTGGCTGCCGACACCGTGGAGGACCTCCGAGGCTGGCTGCGGGCGCTGGGCCGGGCCACCCGAGCTGAGGGCGATGACTA TGGCCCCCAGCCCCCACCTGCCGGGCCCCCAGCTGGAGAAGGCCCCTGTGGGCCCGGGGGGCCGCCCGAGGCGGGGAGCGGCGACGAGGGCCGCAGCGCCGAGTCCTTGGAGGTGGCCAGGATCTCCGGCGGGCACGGGGAGCTCACCCCCAGCCCTCCCCCCGGGCTCCCGGAGCAGAGGAGCCGACGCAGGGCAAGGAGTCCGGA gctgttctctcccttctcccgCCCCCCCTCCCCGCTGGGCCTCCCCCGGCCGCGCTCGGCCCCCGCCCACCGTCCCTCTGTTCTGGCGGGGGGAGAAGCCCGGCCCCACACCCCCCTGAGCCGGATCGACGTCCGGCCCTTCCCCGAGTGGGCCCCCGCCTCCAGAACCTCGTCCCGCCCCCCCACGCCCCGCCGGGCACCGCCATCGGAGACAGGGGCAGCAAGACCCCCCAGGAGCCCCCAGCACTGGGCCGCTGACCTCAGGGCCAAG GCAGCGTCGGGCTATCCGCAGCCGTCCCCCAGGGCCTCAGGAAGCCGGGGCTCCGCCGCCTCGTTG TCTCAGCCGCCGCCGGGCCCCCTGCTGGACCCCCCCCTGCACCGCAGCGAGGACACCGAC GTGCTCCTGACCAAGCTCTGCGGGCAGGACAGGCTCTTGAGGAGGCTGACGGAGGAGATGGCGAAGAGCCAGGAGGAGAAG GAACGACTGGAGGCGGCCCTGGAGCTCACCCGCCGGGCTGTGGGGGAGCCGGGGCCGGGAGGCAGAGCCTGGGCGCGCCTGCGGCTCCTGCAGGACCGCCTGGTGAGCGTCAGAGCCGCCCTCTGCCACCTGACTCAG GAAAGAGAGCGGGTTTGGGACACGTACAGCGGCCTGGAGCAGGAGCTGGGGACTCTGCGGGAGACCCTGGAGGATCTGCTTCACCTGGGGTCTCCTCAG tCCAGGGTCTCCGCCCAGCAGCAGCTATGGATGGTGGAGGACACATTGGCCGGCCTGGGGGATCCGAGCTGGGGCCGTGCCCAGAGGGATGGAGACGGAGAGGGGCCCGTGGCGCCGCCAG GTCCCGGATCACCCAGCTCTTCCCGGGCCCAGAGCCCAGATGGCCAGTGCTCTCCATCCCCTGCCCCATCTCCATCCCCCCCACCACCACCTGGGCCTAAG CAGCCTGCGGCCTCACGGGTCCGGATGAGTGCCCAGGAGCAGCTGGAGAGGATGCGGAGGCACCAGGAGGCAGGGAGGCTAAAGCTCCGGCCTCTGTCTCCTGGGGGGCAGACAGCGCGCCCCCCAGCAGTTCGCAGGCAGCTGGAGCCTGGATCAGAGAGAGATGGG CCTCTCCTGGACTCTATGGGTCACACAGGGGCTCCTCAGCAGTGGATCCGGAGCTCCGGGTCCTGGAGCAG CTCCAGGAGTCCTCGGCCCTACATCCCGACCCCTGAAGGACATCGGGAAAGGGTCCTCAGCCTGTCCCAGGCTCTGGCGACCGAGGCTTCACACTGGCATAAGTTTATCACAG GTCGAAGCCCTGAAGCCCCTCCCGACCCCACTTCTAGGCTGACTCCGCCCCTTCGATCGCCTCCCTCGGGGCGGGGCCGAGGGGGCTCCTCCACTTGGGCCCCCACTTG
- the PLEKHA4 gene encoding pleckstrin homology domain-containing family A member 4 isoform X2: protein MKGTCASRRPDPGLAPEEQSPSGELPRPRPSGGGPRASRQWSLSGPPDGPCLCLLQPPRAVSRVHAFGKRGSSLRRDPNLPVHIRGWLHKQCPFSPQDSSGLRLWKRRWFVLSGHCLFYYKDSREESVLGSVPLPSYSVRPDGPGAPRGRRYTFTAEHPGMRTYVLAADTVEDLRGWLRALGRATRAEGDDYGPQPPPAGPPAGEGPCGPGGPPEAGSGDEGRSAESLEVARISGGHGELTPSPPPGLPEQRSRRRARSPELFSPFSRPPSPLGLPRPRSAPAHRPSVLAGGEARPHTPLSRIDVRPFPEWAPASRTSSRPPTPRRAPPSETGAARPPRSPQHWAADLRAKAASGYPQPSPRASGSRGSAASLQSQPPPGPLLDPPLHRSEDTDVLLTKLCGQDRLLRRLTEEMAKSQEEKERLEAALELTRRAVGEPGPGGRAWARLRLLQDRLVSVRAALCHLTQERERVWDTYSGLEQELGTLRETLEDLLHLGSPQSRVSAQQQLWMVEDTLAGLGDPSWGRAQRDGDGEGPVAPPGPGSPSSSRAQSPDGQCSPSPAPSPSPPPPPGPKPAASRVRMSAQEQLERMRRHQEAGRLKLRPLSPGGQTARPPAVRRQLEPGSERDGPLLDSMGHTGAPQQWIRSSGSWSSSRSPRPYIPTPEGHRERVLSLSQALATEASHWHKFITGRSPEAPPDPTSRLTPPLRSPPSGRGRGGSSTWAPTWGGAAPPDEGAWPLRVTLLQSSF from the exons ATGAAGGGGACCTGCGCCTCCCGAAGGCCCGACCCTGGGCTGGCCCCGGAAGAGCAGAGCCCCTCTGGGGAGctgccccgcccccgccccagTGGGGGGGGGCCAAGGGCTTCCCGACAATGGAGCCTTTCAGGGCCCCCAGACGGCCCCTGCCTCTGTCTCCTGCAGCCCCCGCGGGCGGTCAGCCGAGTCCATGCCTTTGGGAAAAGGGGGAGCTCCCTGCGCAGGGACCCCAACCTGCCTGTGCACATCCGAGGCTGGCTGCATAAGCAG TGCCCGTTCTCCCCCCAGGACAGCTCGGGCCTGCGGCTCTGGAAGCGGCGCTGGTTTGTCCTGTCCGGCCACTGCCTCTTCTACTATAAGG ACAGCCGGGAGGAGAGCGTCCTGGGCAGCGTCCCTCTCCCCAGCTACAGTGTCCGGCCGGACGGCCCCGGGGCCCCCCGGGGGCGCCGATACACTTTCACT gcaGAGCACCCTGGCATGAGGACCTACGTCCTGGCTGCCGACACCGTGGAGGACCTCCGAGGCTGGCTGCGGGCGCTGGGCCGGGCCACCCGAGCTGAGGGCGATGACTA TGGCCCCCAGCCCCCACCTGCCGGGCCCCCAGCTGGAGAAGGCCCCTGTGGGCCCGGGGGGCCGCCCGAGGCGGGGAGCGGCGACGAGGGCCGCAGCGCCGAGTCCTTGGAGGTGGCCAGGATCTCCGGCGGGCACGGGGAGCTCACCCCCAGCCCTCCCCCCGGGCTCCCGGAGCAGAGGAGCCGACGCAGGGCAAGGAGTCCGGA gctgttctctcccttctcccgCCCCCCCTCCCCGCTGGGCCTCCCCCGGCCGCGCTCGGCCCCCGCCCACCGTCCCTCTGTTCTGGCGGGGGGAGAAGCCCGGCCCCACACCCCCCTGAGCCGGATCGACGTCCGGCCCTTCCCCGAGTGGGCCCCCGCCTCCAGAACCTCGTCCCGCCCCCCCACGCCCCGCCGGGCACCGCCATCGGAGACAGGGGCAGCAAGACCCCCCAGGAGCCCCCAGCACTGGGCCGCTGACCTCAGGGCCAAG GCAGCGTCGGGCTATCCGCAGCCGTCCCCCAGGGCCTCAGGAAGCCGGGGCTCCGCCGCCTCGTTG CAGTCTCAGCCGCCGCCGGGCCCCCTGCTGGACCCCCCCCTGCACCGCAGCGAGGACACCGAC GTGCTCCTGACCAAGCTCTGCGGGCAGGACAGGCTCTTGAGGAGGCTGACGGAGGAGATGGCGAAGAGCCAGGAGGAGAAG GAACGACTGGAGGCGGCCCTGGAGCTCACCCGCCGGGCTGTGGGGGAGCCGGGGCCGGGAGGCAGAGCCTGGGCGCGCCTGCGGCTCCTGCAGGACCGCCTGGTGAGCGTCAGAGCCGCCCTCTGCCACCTGACTCAG GAAAGAGAGCGGGTTTGGGACACGTACAGCGGCCTGGAGCAGGAGCTGGGGACTCTGCGGGAGACCCTGGAGGATCTGCTTCACCTGGGGTCTCCTCAG tCCAGGGTCTCCGCCCAGCAGCAGCTATGGATGGTGGAGGACACATTGGCCGGCCTGGGGGATCCGAGCTGGGGCCGTGCCCAGAGGGATGGAGACGGAGAGGGGCCCGTGGCGCCGCCAG GTCCCGGATCACCCAGCTCTTCCCGGGCCCAGAGCCCAGATGGCCAGTGCTCTCCATCCCCTGCCCCATCTCCATCCCCCCCACCACCACCTGGGCCTAAG CCTGCGGCCTCACGGGTCCGGATGAGTGCCCAGGAGCAGCTGGAGAGGATGCGGAGGCACCAGGAGGCAGGGAGGCTAAAGCTCCGGCCTCTGTCTCCTGGGGGGCAGACAGCGCGCCCCCCAGCAGTTCGCAGGCAGCTGGAGCCTGGATCAGAGAGAGATGGG CCTCTCCTGGACTCTATGGGTCACACAGGGGCTCCTCAGCAGTGGATCCGGAGCTCCGGGTCCTGGAGCAG CTCCAGGAGTCCTCGGCCCTACATCCCGACCCCTGAAGGACATCGGGAAAGGGTCCTCAGCCTGTCCCAGGCTCTGGCGACCGAGGCTTCACACTGGCATAAGTTTATCACAG GTCGAAGCCCTGAAGCCCCTCCCGACCCCACTTCTAGGCTGACTCCGCCCCTTCGATCGCCTCCCTCGGGGCGGGGCCGAGGGGGCTCCTCCACTTGGGCCCCCACTTG
- the PLEKHA4 gene encoding pleckstrin homology domain-containing family A member 4 isoform X7 — protein sequence MEEGRPRSSLSLASSVSTVSSASLSAKPPRAVSRVHAFGKRGSSLRRDPNLPVHIRGWLHKQDSSGLRLWKRRWFVLSGHCLFYYKDSREESVLGSVPLPSYSVRPDGPGAPRGRRYTFTAEHPGMRTYVLAADTVEDLRGWLRALGRATRAEGDDYGPQPPPAGPPAGEGPCGPGGPPEAGSGDEGRSAESLEVARISGGHGELTPSPPPGLPEQRSRRRARSPELFSPFSRPPSPLGLPRPRSAPAHRPSVLAGGEARPHTPLSRIDVRPFPEWAPASRTSSRPPTPRRAPPSETGAARPPRSPQHWAADLRAKAASGYPQPSPRASGSRGSAASLQSQPPPGPLLDPPLHRSEDTDVLLTKLCGQDRLLRRLTEEMAKSQEEKERLEAALELTRRAVGEPGPGGRAWARLRLLQDRLVSVRAALCHLTQERERVWDTYSGLEQELGTLRETLEDLLHLGSPQSRVSAQQQLWMVEDTLAGLGDPSWGRAQRDGDGEGPVAPPGPGSPSSSRAQSPDGQCSPSPAPSPSPPPPPGPKQPAASRVRMSAQEQLERMRRHQEAGRLKLRPLSPGGQTARPPAVRRQLEPGSERDGPLLDSMGHTGAPQQWIRSSGSWSSSRSPRPYIPTPEGHRERVLSLSQALATEASHWHKFITGRSPEAPPDPTSRLTPPLRSPPSGRGRGGSSTWAPTWGGAAPPDEGAWPLRVTLLQSSF from the exons ATGGAGGAGGGCCGACCTCGAAGCAGCCTCAGCCTGGCCAGCAGCGTGTCCACCGTGTCCTCTGCCAGCCTCAGCGCCAAG CCCCCGCGGGCGGTCAGCCGAGTCCATGCCTTTGGGAAAAGGGGGAGCTCCCTGCGCAGGGACCCCAACCTGCCTGTGCACATCCGAGGCTGGCTGCATAAGCAG GACAGCTCGGGCCTGCGGCTCTGGAAGCGGCGCTGGTTTGTCCTGTCCGGCCACTGCCTCTTCTACTATAAGG ACAGCCGGGAGGAGAGCGTCCTGGGCAGCGTCCCTCTCCCCAGCTACAGTGTCCGGCCGGACGGCCCCGGGGCCCCCCGGGGGCGCCGATACACTTTCACT gcaGAGCACCCTGGCATGAGGACCTACGTCCTGGCTGCCGACACCGTGGAGGACCTCCGAGGCTGGCTGCGGGCGCTGGGCCGGGCCACCCGAGCTGAGGGCGATGACTA TGGCCCCCAGCCCCCACCTGCCGGGCCCCCAGCTGGAGAAGGCCCCTGTGGGCCCGGGGGGCCGCCCGAGGCGGGGAGCGGCGACGAGGGCCGCAGCGCCGAGTCCTTGGAGGTGGCCAGGATCTCCGGCGGGCACGGGGAGCTCACCCCCAGCCCTCCCCCCGGGCTCCCGGAGCAGAGGAGCCGACGCAGGGCAAGGAGTCCGGA gctgttctctcccttctcccgCCCCCCCTCCCCGCTGGGCCTCCCCCGGCCGCGCTCGGCCCCCGCCCACCGTCCCTCTGTTCTGGCGGGGGGAGAAGCCCGGCCCCACACCCCCCTGAGCCGGATCGACGTCCGGCCCTTCCCCGAGTGGGCCCCCGCCTCCAGAACCTCGTCCCGCCCCCCCACGCCCCGCCGGGCACCGCCATCGGAGACAGGGGCAGCAAGACCCCCCAGGAGCCCCCAGCACTGGGCCGCTGACCTCAGGGCCAAG GCAGCGTCGGGCTATCCGCAGCCGTCCCCCAGGGCCTCAGGAAGCCGGGGCTCCGCCGCCTCGTTG CAGTCTCAGCCGCCGCCGGGCCCCCTGCTGGACCCCCCCCTGCACCGCAGCGAGGACACCGAC GTGCTCCTGACCAAGCTCTGCGGGCAGGACAGGCTCTTGAGGAGGCTGACGGAGGAGATGGCGAAGAGCCAGGAGGAGAAG GAACGACTGGAGGCGGCCCTGGAGCTCACCCGCCGGGCTGTGGGGGAGCCGGGGCCGGGAGGCAGAGCCTGGGCGCGCCTGCGGCTCCTGCAGGACCGCCTGGTGAGCGTCAGAGCCGCCCTCTGCCACCTGACTCAG GAAAGAGAGCGGGTTTGGGACACGTACAGCGGCCTGGAGCAGGAGCTGGGGACTCTGCGGGAGACCCTGGAGGATCTGCTTCACCTGGGGTCTCCTCAG tCCAGGGTCTCCGCCCAGCAGCAGCTATGGATGGTGGAGGACACATTGGCCGGCCTGGGGGATCCGAGCTGGGGCCGTGCCCAGAGGGATGGAGACGGAGAGGGGCCCGTGGCGCCGCCAG GTCCCGGATCACCCAGCTCTTCCCGGGCCCAGAGCCCAGATGGCCAGTGCTCTCCATCCCCTGCCCCATCTCCATCCCCCCCACCACCACCTGGGCCTAAG CAGCCTGCGGCCTCACGGGTCCGGATGAGTGCCCAGGAGCAGCTGGAGAGGATGCGGAGGCACCAGGAGGCAGGGAGGCTAAAGCTCCGGCCTCTGTCTCCTGGGGGGCAGACAGCGCGCCCCCCAGCAGTTCGCAGGCAGCTGGAGCCTGGATCAGAGAGAGATGGG CCTCTCCTGGACTCTATGGGTCACACAGGGGCTCCTCAGCAGTGGATCCGGAGCTCCGGGTCCTGGAGCAG CTCCAGGAGTCCTCGGCCCTACATCCCGACCCCTGAAGGACATCGGGAAAGGGTCCTCAGCCTGTCCCAGGCTCTGGCGACCGAGGCTTCACACTGGCATAAGTTTATCACAG GTCGAAGCCCTGAAGCCCCTCCCGACCCCACTTCTAGGCTGACTCCGCCCCTTCGATCGCCTCCCTCGGGGCGGGGCCGAGGGGGCTCCTCCACTTGGGCCCCCACTTG